A region of Sulfuricella denitrificans skB26 DNA encodes the following proteins:
- a CDS encoding Na+/H+ antiporter subunit C, which produces METVVAIAIGVLTACGVFLILRARTFPVVLGLTLLSYAVNLFLFASGRLRLDAPPLIRAGAAYTDPLPQALVLTAIVIGFGMTAYLLMLALRALAETGDDHVDGRLKP; this is translated from the coding sequence ATGGAAACCGTTGTCGCCATTGCCATCGGCGTACTCACCGCCTGCGGGGTGTTCCTGATTCTGCGTGCACGCACCTTCCCGGTCGTACTGGGCCTGACCTTGCTGTCCTACGCGGTGAATCTGTTTCTCTTCGCCAGCGGACGGCTGAGGCTGGATGCACCGCCCCTGATAAGGGCCGGCGCCGCCTACACCGACCCGCTACCCCAGGCTCTGGTGCTGACCGCCATCGTTATCGGTTTCGGCATGACCGCCTACCTGCTGATGCTGGCGCTGCGCGCGCTGGCTGAAACCGGCGATGACCATGTGGATGGACGGTTGAAACCATGA